In Brachypodium distachyon strain Bd21 chromosome 2, Brachypodium_distachyon_v3.0, whole genome shotgun sequence, one genomic interval encodes:
- the LOC104582579 gene encoding uncharacterized protein LOC104582579 isoform X2: MCSSYLTQKNGSRSSSSPGRPIVAGRRAPAGGGAGPRCLPPMLRNICGRGAARLAGPRRAAASSFGRAASVGQPDDGGNGWKKSRQILVNVLKAWKYRLSAIETAGSLFTRTGRIVVVGVIVVGVVKIMYEERIRSEETVDAASGYERARARVLNVDYLDAVGVKMMRRRRRRRRPKRRSESQILAR; this comes from the exons ATGTGTTCTTCTTATCTTACCCAAAAAAACGGATCGAGGAGTTCGTCTTCTCCAGGGCGCCCGATCGTCGCCGGACGGCGAGCTCcggcaggaggcggcgcgggcccACGGTGCCTCCCTCCCATGCTGCGCAACATCtgcgggcgcggggcggcccGGCTGGCCGGGCCTCGCCGCGCGGCCGCTTCTTCGTTCGGCCGAGCTGCATCGGTGGGTCAACCGGACGACGGTGGCAACGGATGGAAGAAGAGCCGCCAAATCCTCGTCAATGTCCTCAAg GCTTGGAAGTACAGACTTAGTGCCATAGAGACAGCAGGAAGCCTTTTCACCCGGACGGGGAGAATCGTTGTGGTTGGTGTGATTGTTGTAGGTGTTGTTAAAATCATGTACGAAGAACGTATCAGATCTGAAGAAACAGTTGATGCTGCGTCGGGTTATGAGCGTGCGAGAGCGCGAGTCCTGAACGTCGACTACCTTGATGCAGTTGGTGtgaagatgatgaggaggaggaggaggaggaggcggccaaAGCGGAGAAGTGAAAG CCAAATTTTGGCACGATGA
- the LOC104582579 gene encoding uncharacterized protein LOC104582579 isoform X1, which yields MCSSYLTQKNGSRSSSSPGRPIVAGRRAPAGGGAGPRCLPPMLRNICGRGAARLAGPRRAAASSFGRAASVGQPDDGGNGWKKSRQILVNVLKAWKYRLSAIETAGSLFTRTGRIVVVGVIVVGVVKIMYEERIRSEETVDAASGYERARARVLNVDYLDAVGVKMMRRRRRRRRPKRRSERFAAAGVSSSMMVQSYSFERV from the exons ATGTGTTCTTCTTATCTTACCCAAAAAAACGGATCGAGGAGTTCGTCTTCTCCAGGGCGCCCGATCGTCGCCGGACGGCGAGCTCcggcaggaggcggcgcgggcccACGGTGCCTCCCTCCCATGCTGCGCAACATCtgcgggcgcggggcggcccGGCTGGCCGGGCCTCGCCGCGCGGCCGCTTCTTCGTTCGGCCGAGCTGCATCGGTGGGTCAACCGGACGACGGTGGCAACGGATGGAAGAAGAGCCGCCAAATCCTCGTCAATGTCCTCAAg GCTTGGAAGTACAGACTTAGTGCCATAGAGACAGCAGGAAGCCTTTTCACCCGGACGGGGAGAATCGTTGTGGTTGGTGTGATTGTTGTAGGTGTTGTTAAAATCATGTACGAAGAACGTATCAGATCTGAAGAAACAGTTGATGCTGCGTCGGGTTATGAGCGTGCGAGAGCGCGAGTCCTGAACGTCGACTACCTTGATGCAGTTGGTGtgaagatgatgaggaggaggaggaggaggaggcggccaaAGCGGAGAAGTGAAAGGTTTGCAGCAGCAGGTGTTAGTTCTTCCATGATGGTTCAAAGTTACAGTTTTGAACGAGTCTAA
- the LOC100821196 gene encoding RNA polymerase sigma factor sigE, chloroplastic/mitochondrial, with the protein MASTVTTPSRPLPSSAGIISQHRRRCYCCCSCRPAAVLALAGGGAAAKPRRRRSSPAASTSCAALKSPEKQSTAAAAAKVPPRRPARRSATPAPEEAAAAGASTDYGEVAAVLETLYQLSPTVVEEDEEESSIKEAEKKKQKQRRKTKTLPAMKTTVVVRSRRRGRRMDLGKRVEMREAAAGGKLGGDDEAAEFEEALLREHGVSTDMGGLDWRRTKIPPVLSAAHSSRLFKLMQPMKAIFQVKENLESELGREPTDAELGAAMNMAVPRLRRHRDVGRAARNKLIKHNLRLVLYAINRYYPDMAGGGDGGKFEEVCQAGANGLITAIDRFEPRRGFRLSTYALFWVRHSISRAMAALSSFTHFPFAMESERREIGKAREELAWELGRAPTDEETMRKAGVSPARYRDVARMSRPAGSLHARNRVTQEELINEVTDADAVGAADTHRHSNRLLRLAIDDLLDSLKPKESVVMRQRFGLDGRGRRTLSEIAGNLRISREMVRKYELKALMKLKHPTRVEYLRRYM; encoded by the exons ATGGCGTCCACCGTGACGACGCCCAGCAGGCCGCTCCCGTCCTCCGCTGGGATCATCAGCCAACACCGCCGCCggtgctactgctgctgctcctgcagGCCCGCGGCGGTGCTCGCGCTCGCCGGTGGCGGAGCTGCTGCAAaaccgcggcggcgaagatCTAGTCCGGCGGCCAGCACCAGCTGCGCTGCTCTCAAATCGCCCGAGAAgcagagcacggcggcggcggcggccaaggtCCCTCCGCGCCGGCCCGCGAGAAGAAGCGCCACCCCGGCGCCCGAGGAGGCCGCGGCAGCTGGCGCCAGCACGGACTACGGCGAGGTGGCCGCCGTACTCGAGACGCTGTACCAGCTGAGCCCCACCGTCgttgaggaagacgaagaagagagTTCGATAAAggaggcggagaagaagaagcagaagcagaggaggaagacgaagacgcTGCCGGCGATGAAGACGACGGTGGTGGtgaggagccggcggcgggggcggaggatGGATCTGGGGAAGAGGGTGGAGatgcgggaggcggcggcgggtgggaagctgggcggcgacgacgaggcggcggaATTCGAGGAAGCTCTGCTAAGGGAGCATGGCGTGTCGACGGACATGGGCGGGCTCGACTGGCGGCGGACCAAGATCCCGCCCGTGCTCTCCGCCGCGCACAGCAGCCGCCTCTTCAAGCTCATGCAGCCCATGAAG GCGATCTTTCAGGTGAAGGAGAACCTGGAGAGCGAGCTGGGGAGAGAGCCGACGGACGCAGAGCTCGGGGCGGCCATGAACATGGCGGTGCcccgcctgcgccgccaccgcgacGTCGGCCGGGCCGCCCGGAACAAGCTCATCAAG CACAATCTCCGGCTCGTGCTCTACGCAATAAACAGGTACTACCCAgacatggccggcggcggcgacggcgggaaGTTCGAGGAGGTGTGCCAGGCGGGCGCCAACGGGCTCATCACGGCCATCGACCGCTTCGAGCCCCGGCGCGGCTTCCGGCTCTCCACCTACGCGCTCTTCTGGGTCCGCCACTCCATCTCCCGCGCCATGGCGGCACTCTCCTCCTTCACCCACTTCCCCTTCGCCATGGAATCC GAGAGGCGGGAGATCGggaaggcgagggaggagctggCGTGGGAGCTGGGGCGGGCGCCGACGGACGAGGAGACGATGAGGAAAGCCGGCGTGTCGCCGGCGAGGTACCGCGACGTGGCACGGATGTCAAGGCCGGCGGGGTCGCTCCACGCCCGGAACCGCGTGACGCAGGAGGAGCTCATCAACGAGGTcaccgacgccgacgccgtcggGGCCGCCGACACCCACCGGCACAGCAaccggctcctccgcctcgccaTTGACGACCTC CTTGATTCGCTGAAGCCCAAGGAGAGCGTGGTGATGAGGCAGAGGTTCGGATTGGACGGGAGGGGGCGGCGGACGCTGAGCGAGATCGCGGGGAACCTGAGGATCTCGAGGGAGATGGTGCGCAAGTACGAGCTCAAGGCGCTCATGAAGCTCAAGCACCCCACAAGGGTCGAATACCTCCGCAGATACATGTAG